Part of the Lucilia cuprina isolate Lc7/37 chromosome 5, ASM2204524v1, whole genome shotgun sequence genome is shown below.
AATGTAtcataagaaaaactaatatactgacaatttcaaaaaaaaaaaaggcaGTTGcagtaagaattttttttaaagaaaacttgttagACTACTATTGtagtaaaatatattcaaacaaaaactgttttactaacaattttctaaagaaaaactcttaaacaataaatttttctaaaagaaaaactgttatactaacaattttctatagaaaaactgttacacaataaattgtttttgaagaaaaattattataaacacaattaaaaaaaaactgttatactaaatatttttataaaacaatctgttatattaacaatttttctaaagataaactgttatactaataactttttagagaaaaacttaaaacaactgttatactaaatatttttataaaacaatctgttatattaacaatttttctaaacataaactgttatactaataactttttagagaaaaacttttaaaataacaaaatttctaaaaacgcTTATACTAACAATTTTCTAgcgaaaaactgttatactaacaATTCTTATACTGTTATACactctttttttttagaaaatatatgtattatattattCTAATTAAGTCAATTTCATTTTCCCCAAAAACAAagccaataataataaattagacCAATAACCGTGTAGTAGATAGACATGCATAACTTTAATTACAACTTAACGTTTTTGTGCGTATTTGGTTGATCACaacatttaaagtaaataatatacgGAACACATGCTTGAAGACGCTCATCGAAAAAGTAATTGTCGCCGCAGGTGTATTCCCCCACTTCCATATTATTTTCACATTTAATATAATTGCGGCAATTATTCAAAGAACTGTTAACGAGCATATTACCACGGCTTTCACAACGATTATAATTGCATTTAACATTGATGGGATCCAAACATTCTCCTTGAGCTTCACTGAAAAACTTTCCAGACGGACACTGGTACCAAATGGGTTTTTCATCTTGAGCAAATTCTCCCATAGGCCTGCAAACAAAGTAACCCCGACAAGAACCATCATCGGCTTTTTTCACTATATTCGTAATATTCTTTGGACATAAATTCGCGGCTATTGGATGGGCATAACAGATAACATTCTTCTTTTTATCACAAGATCCCTTTtctacattaaagtacgaaggtTTGCAACTTTTAATCATTTGTACGCCTTTGGTGCAAATATAGTATTGTGAACAATCATTCTCATTACGAAACGTGGTACCATCCTTTACCAGTTCACAAATATGATTAACATCTTTGCACATAGAATTACGAGGATAAACACACATTTGGTCAGCCTCATCAAAATAGTACTGCCAATCACAACTACTGGCATAAGCTTGACCATTTAGACAATAATAAAAGCCACGACAATTGGTTGGGTCCGCTGCGAATGTATCGTTCCTTTTACCCATACAACGATTATCACATAGTGCAGTGGTATTAAAATTTGCGACACATTTTTCTTGATTCGCATCATATTTCAAATTGCCAGAACAAGTGAAAATTTCACCACTATTGCCATTACAAACCATATACTGTTCACATGATCCGGGAACACGTAATTTTGTGCCGTTTTTGAATAAACGACAGAGTTTTGTGTAGTCTGAGGCATCTGCTGAGATTGTTGTAAATAGATCCACCGCAATTAGGAGTACTATAGAAAGCTGCAATGCTGCAATAGAAAAGCCATAAATTGGGGTTAGTAGAAAGCATCacataaatatttgctaaataaTGGGTTTCTTAATATGAgattcaaagaaatattttagactagacaatagactagactgtagactatggtctaggccaaggactagactagacaatagtgtTGACCATAAAATAGACCATAATGTAGACTAGAGACTAAaattttgactagactattgacctgactgtagactagactatagtttatagactagactatataccagactatagactagaccatagactaaactagagactagactatagactagactatagactagactatagactagactatagactggactatagactagactataaactagactagactatagactagactagactatagactagactatagactagactatagactagactatagactagactatagactagactatagactagactatagactagactatagattagactatagactagactatagactagactatagactagactatagactagactatagactagactatagactaaactatagtaacactatagtttagattatagactaaactttagtaaaGATTATTAAGTGTCTTAAGATTACATTTTAAGATCCTAAAACGCATTATGTATATTAACTTTCGTTGATTCCATTACCATCTGTTTTAACCATTTCATATTGTTTAggttgattgtttttttatttattttttatatcttttagcACAGActctattaatgtttttttttttttttttcttttcaatattatattattaattataaaactttgaCAAGCTTGCaaattataacatattttgacaattattaaattagaatttcttgtaaacatacatatctacatTTATGTTATCTACAACATGTCACTAGTCTTTAGTTTTctcgtattttttttatatatgtctaCCTTTCATTTTCACTATTTCGGCTATAGGTTTTATATGTAGATGCTTTCTTACAGCAATTCATAGAGTAACTAATTGCTCTTAAAAATTGCAGGTAcctttaaaagatttttcaaattgaaaattctGTGGGGGTCTTATATCTAATCAAAACTTTGCTAcctcaatatatatatatattttcctaGGTTTTGATCTTTTATGTTGTTATTCATTGATAATGtcaaatatatagatatatatacatatatatgtatactatatatagtgtatacatatgtatagtcaTTTGCACTTCATATTGGctattaaacaattgttttaagttttcactaattgttttaatttgataTGAGTAGGAAGATATCAGTATATGTAGTGTAAAGTGGGAACTATTACTTGAAAACATGAGTGAAAGTGGTATTTCCTTTACactgacaaaaatataaatatcaaatacaaataataaataaataaatatataaatctatttagttattatgattattaacaACATACAATTTAGAATCTTTTAAAATCCCATATGGTTTATacaattaatatgtttttttttaccaatgTTCCTTTTCTCACAACCACGTCACTGATAACTTCCTTATTTATTCTAGACGTcagaacaatttaaaatttaccatgtttttatcttatatttcgaaatatattattttagtatcACCTAGAGATAGTTTAAGTGTGCCATGATAACTGTCactgtaaattgtttaaaatctcTACTTCTTATTAATTACTTTCACAAATtagtttgatattgaaatatccaaaaaaaaaaaaaaaaaaacaaaagactgaATCAAAttgttttggaatattttaCTATTCTAGATCATTTTAACtgatcaattaaaaattattatatgttaAAATTGAGATAATAATAATTGAGATATATGCGTAAAGAAAACTGTTCATAATGCAATTTTCGGATCTTCTTATTTAATACTGCTGTGATATGAGATCAGGAAAAAGTTTTAATGCTccgctagactacagactttactatagactaaaatatagacaagacaagacaatagactagaatatagactagaatatagactagactatggacaagactatagactagactatagactagaccatagactagactatagactagaccatagactagactatagactagactatagaccagactatagactagactatagactagactatagactagactatagactagactatagactagactatagactagactatagactagactatagactagactatagactagactatagactagactatataagagactataaactagactatagactagagtataggctagactatagactagactatagactagactatagactagactatagactagactatagactagactatagactagactatataagagactataaactagagtataggctagactataaactagctatagactagaccatggactaggctataatttagactatagaccacactatagactagactatagactagactatagactagactatagactagactattgactagactatagactagactattgactagactatagactagaccatagactagactatagactagaccatagactagaatatagactagaatatagactagagtatagactaaagaaTAAACTAGCTAGACCACAGActtggctatagattagaccatagactagactatacactaaactatagtttggactatagactagactgaagaatAGACCATAGAACGATAAAATCGTGAAGTTGTAGAGATTGCAGAAATTTAccaatttgttaataataatcaGGCTTTACCATGAGACAATTCATTCCAAAAGCAATCTATTGATTTATgctctttatatttatatttataagttaTCAAGTATGTTTTTTCCTTTACTTTTAAATCTAAATGCAGAATCTAATCATAAATAGATATTCGCTTTATAAATTGTAACGTCCTATCTAATGGCCCCTTTGTTGTCATGATAGTTGTTACTTTTAAtgcgtatgtacatatgtatgtggaaAGTAATCTTATCGTagctaataaatatttatcacaaatttattttaaatattaattcgggtcttaagtaataaaataaatatattatgtgtatatttaaaatatctttagtCTTTTGCTAAACTCCCAACAGTTCGGTCCTTAAAATTCAACATGAAaggtaaattaaataattaaatgaaaaatccaTAATGATAACATaatatttttcctataaaagacCCTTTATTAATCTGTCAAGTGGCCTTGGCTCTAATGTGGTCAATACTAACCGTAACTATAGTTGCACAACGTACTACTGACCCTTGTCGCCTGTTtccaaacaaaactaaattgcGTGATCCAGATGATTGTAGTCAAGAAATCATATGTATTGATTTCAAATCAACTCCTGGTATTCAATGTAAGAGCCCCACACCTTTCTACAATAAGGATACATTTCAATGCGTAAAACATTTAACCGATAACAGTACATGCGAAATCGATTGTACGAATAAGAGTCACTCATTTGTAAAAGATCCAAAATCTTGCTATGGCTATTATTATTGTCAAGACGATGATTTGGCTTTATATGGTCACTGTCCACAAAATTATCACTTTGATCAGACTGAGCAGATgtgtatttatgattttaattcgAGCTGCAGTGTTCAGAATTTGAACTTTTGCGCCATCGTTAAGGCGGGCGTTAAATTTAAAGATGAATCCAATTGCGGAAAATATTTCgtatgtgaagaaattaaaaaaaaagtgatacttaaaaatgtattatgtgAGGGCACCAAACCATTTTATTATCCAATTAATGGAACATGTATAAGTGAAAAAATAGAAGGATGTCATCCAGTACCGGAAAATGTCTGCGGCTCaggaaaaactttgaaaaaaaataaattcgtcAGTGATGGAGTTACCTGTGCTGGCACTTTCTTTTGTGCTGATTATGGCTCTAAACCGGATCCAAATCCTCAATGGTATAAATGTCCTAATAATTTGTTCTTTAGCGAGGTGGAACAAAAGTGCGTAGATCCACTGAAAGTTGAATGTTATAAAGATCGTTGCGAGGGTAGTAAAAGAACATTTGTGGTCAGTAGTGAAAGTGGTTGTCGTCATTATCTTCGATGTGAAAATGGTGTTCAGAAGGGAAAAGGAAAGTGTGATAATACATTTTTCGACGAAGAACAGGGTATATGTACCACGGAAATAATTAATTATCCTGCTTGTTATcataaataataagaataaaGCATATGCATATGTGttgaaaattttggttttttacttataatatttttcctcatttttatattttgtatgacaaATTTTCGGTGGACCCGCGCCAcgcatacacatatgtatagaattaaaaaaataagttacaaatttatttgttttatttgatataTCGACAAAATCAACTAATAATTAAACTAAACATTAGATTATacattagactattgactagactacagactagactatagattagactatagattagactatataatagactatgtactagactatagactagactatagactggactatagactagataatagactagacaatagactagactatagactagactataaactagagtatagactagactatagactagactatagactagactatagactagactatagactagactatagactagactatagactagactatagactagactatagactagactatagactagactatagactagactatagactagactatagactagactatagagtagactatagactagactatagactagactatatactagactatagactagactatagactagaatatagaccagattatagactagactatagactagaactgaactagaactgaactagaactgaactagaactgaactagaactgaactagaactgaactagaactgaactagaactgaactagaactgaactagaactgaactagaactgaactagaactgaactagaactgaactagaactgaactagaactgaactagaactgaactagaactgaactagaactgaactagaactgaactagaactgaactagaactgaactagaactgaactagaactgaactagaacagaactagaactgaattagaactgaactagaactgaactagaactgaactagaactaaatattctttttaatttaattgaatttatttaatttatatattcattTCCAAAATATATCTAGCCTATTGGCCAtaatttctacttaaaaaataaaaaaaaaatattttattatttattattttattattattgattttttattggacattattttattaaaattttttactcacAAATCGGATATGAAATTTTTGTGTAGACACATGTTTCAGTAACTGGatcgaaatatttattattatcacATAAAACTTCTTTGTGCGTATAGCCATTGATACATTCTAAATAATGCTTACAACCAGGTTTTTCGCTCAATACTTTGCCACTCATATGACCATCACAACGATCTTCattacatttaacataattttgatCACGACAGTATTGTGTTTCTTCATCGAAAAATAGATTCCTTTGACATTGACCCCAAGTCGGATTTTTATCAGGATTATAATTCCAAGACCCATCTGTTTCATTTTTCCTAGGCATGCGCTTGCAATAGAAAAAACCACGACAAGTGGCTTGGTCCTTTACGAAAGCATTAAGTATGGCCAATTTTTCATTTCCACATACATAGTCGGGTATCGGATGTTTATAGCAATTGACCTTTGCCTTTTCAGTACAGATTCCTGTACGTGCCTCGTAATAGAGTCCCAAGTTGCAAGTTTTATTTTGAAGATTCCTCTTTGTATCGCATACGAAGAATTTGTGACAATTATTTTCATCCCAAAAACTTACCGATGTTTTAGCCACATTACATATATCAAAGGTTTTGTCACATTTACCATTATCGTAATTACATCTTTGTTCCGtttgattaaatatttgacCCACGGGACAGAAACCTGTCTGACCAATTGTGCCATTTTTGCATTCATGCCATTCcctacaatttttattatctgCAATCCATTTATTACTCTTATTTCCACATGCCGGTGTGCAATAACTGTCGGCTTTATTAGCTTTTCCACAATCCATTGttgacaataaaattattttatcatcGTTACATTTTTTGGAATAAGGCGTGCTTTTGCCATCTTGACATATTAATGTTTCAGTGCAGGAACTGGGGTTACGCACAATTTCACCATTCTTGAAATAACGACAGACATCTTCGGATAAGGGTACTCGTAGTTCTAGTGTGTAATATTTGGGCAAAAATAGAATTCCTATAAAGAGATTAATCACCACAGGATACGCTGAGGAAGAGTAATAACAAAGGAAACAAAATCAGTCCTAGAGTTTACTAATAAAcgtatttgttaaaaagtattttgcttaaaattgtttgtacctttcatatttttttgttcttaagaAATCCGAATCGAACTATATTTGTAAAACTTTAGGAAATAACTAAATTTGAATGCAAaatgttttggttttaaatgaaatattactttgtcttaagttttaattaaagaatgttagttttgttattttactattgattaaacatttgatTTGTAACAGTTAAAATAATACCCGACATATTATAAAGCTTTTGACAcagatatattttaaataataatgcgGTTTGGATCTACCGATCATTGAAATGAATATTCTAAAAGGATTTTCTGGAAATTAAATGGATTGAAAGGCAGGTAATATGTAGATTATAGAGAATAGAGACTCTACAATAAATATACTCTATACACCACAGCTATAGACGTTATTAATACTCTATGGCAGGGTATTTTATAGTTCTACTTGAACTATGTTTGTGtgtcagtttttttatttctgcttTATCAATATTGTGAACAAATTTGACATTACCTATTacctatttaaaattaaaaaaaaaacaaaaaaatatataatgttttGTCGAATCTTGctgataaaattttacttatcaTACAAAATTCTAATTAAATCCGCTTAATATTCATTCAATATTAATTGCAAGGCCCTCCTGGGGGTAAAACTTGTAAGGCAGGAGTAAAAAATGATGAACAGAACAAAACTGAAACCGTAGTAAAACAGAACTAACTAGATTAGAAcaagaataaaactagaatagaacaagagtagaactagaatagaactagaataacACTAGAACAAacctagaacataactagaacagaacaagagcaaacttagaacagaactagaacagaagtagaacagaactagaacagaactagaacagaactagaacagaactagaacagaactagaacagaactagaacagaactagaacagNNNNNNNNNNNNNNNNNNNNNNNNNNNNNNNNNNNNNNNNNNNNNNNNNNNNNNNNNNNNNNNNNNNNNNNNNNNNNNNNNNNNNNNNNNNNNNNNNNNNtagtctatagtctagtctatagtctagtctatagtctagtctatagtctagtctatagtctagtctatagtctagtctatagtctagtctatagtctagtcttgtctaagGTCTGGTCTTtggcctaatctatagtcaaagtattactaaaaactaatatatttcTTCATAATTAACTGCATTTAAGGGTGTAAAATATTCGGCACAGCCCATGTTTAAGGTCagtttattaaaagttaaaatcttATCTTTAAATTGAGGGATTTCTTTTAATAGGCAAAACTagttgtttgtaaataaattttgtttaattaatttttatttcttaaacaatagcTAAATTTATATCTATTTAGAAATAATGAAATACCTAAGTAAtagactttttattataaaaggcAACATAATCTCGGACAAACATAGTCAGTGTTAAAAATCTAACGACTagtgaaaaatagaaaattcgctaaataatataaaacttttttaaacatggGTGGTAAGTGAGCAAAAAGGATTAAGGATTtggttattttcaatatttttgtatacaatatcTGTTGTTCAAACTTGTTTCCTTAGTTTCATCTCAAGTGGCTAGTGTTGCCATCATGCTATTAGCATTTAGCTTACAAGCGGCCTATGCTGGCTACAATGTTAGCAGCTACTGTCAACTTGTACCAACTGGCACTAAATTTCCCAGTTTAATCTCATGCCAAAAGTATTACATCTGCAGAGACAATGGCCAAGTAATTGAAACCTCTTGTAGCGGTAGCGATGTCTTTAGCaaagataaacaaaattgtGTATCTGCCTCTTCAGCGAATTGTAATATTAAAACTCCTAATCCATGTGATAATAATGTCGTGGGTTTTGTATCAGATCCTAATGACTGTCAGAGGTGGATTTATTGTGAAAAGAATGAAATATTAGCCAGTGGTAACTGTGCATATGGACAGTATTTTAATAAGGATACAAAACTGTGTGCTTCCGGCGATTGCCCATATAGTAGTGCACCTATAGAGATAGAAAATATATGTCAGATTATGCAAGTTGGTCAATTCTTTGGTGATATCGACGATTGTGCCGCTTGGCATGTTTGCTACGGAAACCAAGACTCAAAAGGCGTATGCCAGAACGGATTGGTAAGTCTTTATACCTAAATAtgaaacatacatataatatttatttttttatttaacaagatCTACAATGCCGAAAAACGCATGTGTGTACCGAGTAATGGCAATATGTGCGCTGGACCAACCGAAATCTGTaatgaaactgaactagacaaAATAATTCCCAATTCTGGTGTCTGCTCTATTTACTTCGAATGTACAGTatctaataataattatacGTGGAAAAAAAATTCATGTGAAAATGGTGAATATTACGATGTGAacacaaaaagctgcaaaaatcGTCAAGAGGCTACACCGGTTGAAGGCTGTGATCGTTGTGAATTTGTCAACACAACTTTTGTAAATGCTGTTGATCCCACTTGCATGAATTATTTAGTATGTAAAGATGGAAAGGAGATTGTTAAGGGCACGTGTGTCAGCGGCTATTTTAACGAACAAGAACAAATATGTACTAATAATGATACAAATTTACcagattatagaaaaaataatggtGCTTGTTACCTTGAAACAGCCACTACAACCGAAGAACCCTCTAAAGAATCCACACCAGCGAAAACTGATCCAGAGGAAAGTACACCAGCGAAAACTGATCCAGAGGAAAGTACACCAGCAACAACTGAGCCAGAGAAAAGTACACCAGCAACAACTGATCCAGAGAAAAGTACACCAGCAACAACTGAGCCAGAGGAAACAAAGCCAACGGAAACGGAGCCGGAGAAAACAACACCAGCAACAGCAGAGCCAGAAGAAACTAAGCCAACGGAAACAGAGCCGGAGAAAACTACACCAGCAACAACAGAGCCAGAGCGTGTTGAAACTACACTAGATGGAAAAAACCCCGCTTTAGATaacggaaaaacaaaaaagccaccaaaaaaaaacaacaacaaaaaagcctAAAACAACGAAGaagccaaaaaattaaaaattaattaaaatgtcttCAGTCAAGCActaattgttgaataaaattacaagtttttttttgaaattcgttgAAATAATTCATAAATCCTAATAGtatgcagttttttttaagatttacaaCAAACAATcaatcaattattaaaaaagcgTTGCCAGAGTAGTTAAACTAAGAAATTTATTTCTActcatttcaaatatttcaaattcaagtacctaaaaatttccaaatctagttctgttctagttttgttctagttctgttttagttctgttctagttctgttctagttctgttctagttctgttttagttctgttctagttctgttctagttctNNNNNNNNNNNNNNNNNNNNNNNNNNNNNNNNNNNNNNNNNNNNNNNNNNNNNNNNNNNNNNNNNNNNNNNNNNNNNNNNNNNNNNNNNNNNNNNNNNNNatagactagactatagactaggctatagactagactatagactagactatagactagactatagactagactatagaatagactatagactagactatagactagactgtagactagactatagactcgactatagactagactatagaccagactaaagaatagactataggctggactatagactagactttagattatactataaactagaatatagttaGACTAGAATTGTTCATAATAGTCATAATCGAAACTCCACACTATAGTCTTAACAATAACATAGGTCCTAGGCTACAATCGACACTATAGACAATGTGTGCTGGTTTTCCTTTAAACTGATGAGTCTGCAAATGTTTTCAGTAGTTGCTACTATAGGCTGGCATTCTATTGGatagtttttcaaataattgcaaaatatttcggataagattaaaattaatttatcaaattaattaatttctctATCTAATATTAAACGAAActacaaattaacaaaaatattatttataaatatgataAACAACATTGCAGGCCCCATTATTTTCACGTTATTCATATAACACTCTTTTTTTTGGACTCGTATATACTAATTAAATTTgctatttactttaaatacttataatttataaatatatttaaataacaataatttaaactgTTTTCTGTTCAAAAAAATACCAGCTCATGCATTTGATAGTTTTATAACCTCCCTTAAGATctcttataaataattttatttaaaaaataggatCTCTAcaaatataagttttaaatagaattttgaactgaacagaactagaacagaactagaacagaactagaacagagctggaacagaactagaactgaactagaacagaactagaacggaaatagaacagaaatagaacagaaatagaatagaaatagaacagaactagaacagaagaagaacagaactggaacagaactggaacagaactagaacagaacagaactagaacagaactagaacagaactagaacagaactagaacagaactagaacagaactagaacagaactagaacagaactagaacagaactagaacagaactagaacagaactagaacagaactagaacagaactagaacagaactagaacagaactagaacagaactagaacagaactagaacagaactagaacagaactaatacagaactagaacagaactagaacagaactagaacagaactggaacagaactggaacagaactagaactgaacaagaacagaactagaacagaaatagaacagaaatagaacagaaatagaacagaaatagaacagaactagaacagaagtagaacagaactggaatagaactagaacagatctagaacagaactagaacagaactagaacagaactagaacagaactagaacagaactagaacagaactagaacagaactagaacagaactagaNNNNNNNNNNNNNNNNNNNNNNNNNNNNNNNNNNNNNNNNNNNNNNNNNNNNNNNNNNNNNNNNNNNNNNNNNNNNNNNNNNNNNNNNNNNNNNNNNNNNagaacagaactagaacagaactagaacagaactagaacagaactagaacagaattagaacagaactagaacagaactagaacagaactagaacagaacaagaacagaattaaaaaagaactaaaacagaactagaacagaacaagaacagagctagaacagaattaaaaaagaactagaacagaacaatatctgaatttttataaaattgtgcataattaacttttatataaatatttttaaaaatttttgaccgCTTGAAGATAAATTTGCAATTTGAATTCTAGacacaaacttttaaaattaataaagtcACTTTTAACAGTCATGTTAAGTTAACAGAATTGacgtaaaagctttaaaaaatctataaatttaggaaattttaaattgaaataattgtgatatgttaaatattttagggAACTTCTGTTAAAACCAGAGCAAAATGATC
Proteins encoded:
- the LOC111685175 gene encoding peritrophin-44 → MKALQLSIVLLIAVDLFTTISADASDYTKLCRLFKNGTKLRVPGSCEQYMVCNGNSGEIFTCSGNLKYDANQEKCVANFNTTALCDNRCMGKRNDTFAADPTNCRGFYYCLNGQAYASSCDWQYYFDEADQMCVYPRNSMCKDVNHICELVKDGTTFRNENDCSQYYICTKGVQMIKSCKPSYFNVEKGSCDKKKNVICYAHPIAANLCPKNITNIVKKADDGSCRGYFVCRPMGEFAQDEKPIWYQCPSGKFFSEAQGECLDPINVKCNYNRCESRGNMLVNSSLNNCRNYIKCENNMEVGEYTCGDNYFFDERLQACVPYIIYFKCCDQPNTHKNVKL
- the LOC111688893 gene encoding peritrophin-44-like, with translation MKDPLLICQVALALMWSILTVTIVAQRTTDPCRLFPNKTKLRDPDDCSQEIICIDFKSTPGIQCKSPTPFYNKDTFQCVKHLTDNSTCEIDCTNKSHSFVKDPKSCYGYYYCQDDDLALYGHCPQNYHFDQTEQMCIYDFNSSCSVQNLNFCAIVKAGVKFKDESNCGKYFVCEEIKKKVILKNVLCEGTKPFYYPINGTCISEKIEGCHPVPENVCGSGKTLKKNKFVSDGVTCAGTFFCADYGSKPDPNPQWYKCPNNLFFSEVEQKCVDPLKVECYKDRCEGSKRTFVVSSESGCRHYLRCENGVQKGKGKCDNTFFDEEQGICTTEIINYPACYHK
- the LOC111688895 gene encoding peritrophin-48-like; the protein is MKAYPVVINLFIGILFLPKYYTLELRVPLSEDVCRYFKNGEIVRNPSSCTETLICQDGKSTPYSKKCNDDKIILLSTMDCGKANKADSYCTPACGNKSNKWIADNKNCREWHECKNGTIGQTGFCPVGQIFNQTEQRCNYDNGKCDKTFDICNVAKTSVSFWDENNCHKFFVCDTKRNLQNKTCNLGLYYEARTGICTEKAKVNCYKHPIPDYVCGNEKLAILNAFVKDQATCRGFFYCKRMPRKNETDGSWNYNPDKNPTWGQCQRNLFFDEETQYCRDQNYVKCNEDRCDGHMSGKVLSEKPGCKHYLECINGYTHKEVLCDNNKYFDPVTETCVYTKISYPICE
- the LOC111688891 gene encoding peritrophin-48-like, with translation MGVSSQVASVAIMLLAFSLQAAYAGYNVSSYCQLVPTGTKFPSLISCQKYYICRDNGQVIETSCSGSDVFSKDKQNCVSASSANCNIKTPNPCDNNVVGFVSDPNDCQRWIYCEKNEILASGNCAYGQYFNKDTKLCASGDCPYSSAPIEIENICQIMQVGQFFGDIDDCAAWHVCYGNQDSKGVCQNGLIYNAEKRMCVPSNGNMCAGPTEICNETELDKIIPNSGVCSIYFECTVSNNNYTWKKNSCENGEYYDVNTKSCKNRQEATPVEGCDRCEFVNTTFVNAVDPTCMNYLVCKDGKEIVKGTCVSGYFNEQEQICTNNDTNLPDYRKNNGACYLETATTTEEPSKESTPAKTDPEESTPAKTDPEESTPATTEPEKSTPATTDPEKSTPATTEPEETKPTETEPEKTTPATAEPEETKPTETEPEKTTPATTEPERVETTLDGKNPALDNGKTKKPPKKNNNKKA